A window from Primulina huaijiensis isolate GDHJ02 chromosome 11, ASM1229523v2, whole genome shotgun sequence encodes these proteins:
- the LOC140988749 gene encoding ATG8-interacting protein 1-like isoform X3: MADKEEETMPKGNEWEVLALTNSEYAAAPGPKQSPLDDSQSTLVGDDAVETSNPMFMSGHFVFPRQNENLQEKSQHKVEYSGKGDFDDVTEVVVNQEGTPDSKHEEHLIDEGLIPDEFPRNSNVDEKGDEMFINFADDASSNLLGKEQSNEECSGITEPSESLDDAEKASLSNAQQHGKEVDDNDELPDLPCEAWWKRHAASLYDHAKNTTPFWSIFVAAAVMGLVILGHRWQRDRQQALRLKPQLVIDDEGTGWILGPVSRLKAVTLGGQPGSYIRFVSQ; this comes from the exons ATGGCTGATAAGGAGGAAGAAACCATGCCCAAGGGTAATGAATGGGAGGTTTTAGCTCTCACGAACTCTGAGTATGCTGCTGCTCCTGGTCCCAAACAAAGCCCTCTGGATGATAGTCAAAGCACTTTAGTTGGGGACGACGCTGTTGAAACTTCAAATCCAATGTTTATGTCAGGCCATTTTGTATTTCCACGTCAGAATGAGAACTTGCAAGAAAAATCTCAACACAAGGTAGAATATAGTGGAAAGGGGGATTTTGATGATGTTACTGAAGTGGTGGTTAATCAAGAGGGTACACCGGATTCAAAGCATGAAGAACATTTGATTGACGAGGGATTGATTCCTGATGAATTTCCTAGAAATTCAAATGTTGATGAAAAGGGTGATGAGATGTTCATCAACTTTGCCGATGATGCTTCCTCCAATTTGTTAGGAAAAGAGCAGAGC AATGAAGAATGCTCAGGAATTACTGAACCATCTGAGTCTCTGGATGATGCTGAGAAGGCAAGCCTATCAAATGCACAGCAGCATGGCAAAGAAGTTGATGATAATGATGAACTGCCCGATCTTCCGTGCGAAGCTTGGTGGAAAAGGCATGCTGCTTCTTTATATGACCATGCAAAAAACACAACTCCATTTTGGTCTATTTTTGTAGCTGCAGCTGTTATGGGACTTGTGATTCTTGGTCATCGGTGGCAGCGGGATAGGCAACAAGCTTTGCGACTGAAGCCACAGTTGGTTATTGATGATGAG GGCACAGGCTGGATACTTGGTCCAGTTTCTCGACTTAAAGCTGTTACTTTGGGTGGCCAGCCTGGTTCATACATCAGA TTCGTATCTCAGTAG
- the LOC140988749 gene encoding ATG8-interacting protein 1-like isoform X2, whose protein sequence is MADKEEETMPKGNEWEVLALTNSEYAAAPGPKQSPLDDSQSTLVGDDAVETSNPMFMSGHFVFPRQNENLQEKSQHKVEYSGKGDFDDVTEVVVNQEGTPDSKHEEHLIDEGLIPDEFPRNSNVDEKGDEMFINFADDASSNLLGKEQSVQSSVKFDLHDSEATSLKNEECSGITEPSESLDDAEKASLSNAQQHGKEVDDNDELPDLPCEAWWKRHAASLYDHAKNTTPFWSIFVAAAVMGLVILGHRWQRDRQQALRLKPQLVIDDEGTGWILGPVSRLKAVTLGGQPGSYIRDEF, encoded by the exons ATGGCTGATAAGGAGGAAGAAACCATGCCCAAGGGTAATGAATGGGAGGTTTTAGCTCTCACGAACTCTGAGTATGCTGCTGCTCCTGGTCCCAAACAAAGCCCTCTGGATGATAGTCAAAGCACTTTAGTTGGGGACGACGCTGTTGAAACTTCAAATCCAATGTTTATGTCAGGCCATTTTGTATTTCCACGTCAGAATGAGAACTTGCAAGAAAAATCTCAACACAAGGTAGAATATAGTGGAAAGGGGGATTTTGATGATGTTACTGAAGTGGTGGTTAATCAAGAGGGTACACCGGATTCAAAGCATGAAGAACATTTGATTGACGAGGGATTGATTCCTGATGAATTTCCTAGAAATTCAAATGTTGATGAAAAGGGTGATGAGATGTTCATCAACTTTGCCGATGATGCTTCCTCCAATTTGTTAGGAAAAGAGCAGAGCGTGCAAAGCAGTGTGAAGTTTGATTTGCATGACAGCGAAGCAACTTCGCTCAAGAATGAAGAATGCTCAGGAATTACTGAACCATCTGAGTCTCTGGATGATGCTGAGAAGGCAAGCCTATCAAATGCACAGCAGCATGGCAAAGAAGTTGATGATAATGATGAACTGCCCGATCTTCCGTGCGAAGCTTGGTGGAAAAGGCATGCTGCTTCTTTATATGACCATGCAAAAAACACAACTCCATTTTGGTCTATTTTTGTAGCTGCAGCTGTTATGGGACTTGTGATTCTTGGTCATCGGTGGCAGCGGGATAGGCAACAAGCTTTGCGACTGAAGCCACAGTTGGTTATTGATGATGAG GGCACAGGCTGGATACTTGGTCCAGTTTCTCGACTTAAAGCTGTTACTTTGGGTGGCCAGCCTGGTTCATACATCAGA GATGAGTTTTGA
- the LOC140987603 gene encoding cytochrome P450 86A8-like: MDLSFALLLFSGVTCYLMWFTFISKSLKGPRVWPLLGSLPGLIENAERMHEWIADNLRACGGTYQTCICPIPILARKQGLVTVTCDPKNLEHILKTRFDNYPKGPTWQAVFHDFLGHGIFNSDADTWLFQRKTAALEFTTRTLRQAMARWVNRAIDNRFCPILKEAHLAAEPVDLQDLLLRLTFDNICGLAFGKDPKTLAPGLPNNIFASAFDRATEASLQRFIFPEVVWRLKKWLRLGLEVSLSKSLGELDEYLTGVINARKLELTNQQKDSTQHDDLLSRFMKKKESYSDKFLQHVALNFILAGRDTSSVALCWFFWLLTQNPRVERKILLEICSVMIDSRGDGMNSWVDEPLTFEEVDRFVYLKAALSETLRLYPSVPEDSKHVVADDVLPDGTFVPAGSSITYSIYSAGRMKSTWGEDCLEFKPERWLSSDGTKFVMHDSYKFVAFNAGPRICLGKDLAYLQMKSIAAAALLRHRFTVFSGHKVEQKMSLTLFMKHGLKVNVHQRDLGPLVASIRKYREGETCASKCGGYGRNEADAGRGIGAEAVV; the protein is encoded by the coding sequence ATGGATTTATCCTTTGCACTCCTGTTATTTTCTGGTGTCACTTGCTACCTGATGTGGTTCACCTTTATCTCCAAATCACTCAAGGGTCCTCGTGTGTGGCCCCTATTGGGCAGCCTCCCGGGTTTAATAGAGAACGCCGAGCGGATGCACGAGTGGATCGCCGACAATCTCCGAGCATGCGGTGGCACATATCAGACATGTATATGCCCTATACCTATTCTTGCTAGGAAACAAGGCCTTGTGACGGTCACCTGTGATCCCAAGAATTTGGAGCACATTTTGAAAACTCGGTTCGATAATTATCCCAAGGGTCCAACCTGGCAAGCAGTTTTTCATGATTTTCTTGGCCATGGCATCTTCAATTCTGATGCAGACACTTGGCTTTTCCAAAGAAAGACTGCAGCTCTCGAATTCACCACAAGGACCCTGCGCCAAGCCATGGCCAGATGGGTCAATCGAGCCATCGACAATCGTTTCTGTCCCATTTTGAAGGAGGCTCATCTTGCAGCCGAGCCGGTGGACTTGCAAGACCTGTTGCTTCGGCTCACTTTTGACAACATATGCGGTTTGGCTTTCGGGAAGGACCCGAAAACTCTGGCTCCAGGGCTACCTAATAACATCTTTGCATCGGCTTTTGACCGAGCTACCGAGGCTTCTCTGCAGAGGTTCATCTTCCCAGAAGTCGTGTGGAGGTTGAAGAAATGGCTTCGGCTTGGACTGGAAGTCAGCTTGAGCAAAAGCCTGGGCGAATTGGACGAGTATTTGACCGGAGTCATCAATGCACGCAAGCTTGAACTGACAAATCAGCAGAAGGATTCTACCCAACATGATGACCTGTTATCAAGATTCATGAAGAAAAAGGAATCATACTCGGACAAATTCTTGCAACACGTGGCACTAAACTTCATCCTAGCCGGACGGGACACGTCATCGGTGGCGTTGTGTTGGTTTTTCTGGCTTCTCACGCAGAACCCAAGAGTGGAAAGAAAAATTCTACTCGAGATATGCTCCGTTATGATCGATTCGCGTGGCGATGGTATGAACTCGTGGGTGGATGAACCACTGACATTTGAAGAGGTTGATCGTTTCGTGTACTTGAAAGCTGCATTATCAGAAACTCTCAGGTTGTACCCTTCGGTACCGGAAGATTCGAAGCATGTGGTGGCTGACGACGTCTTGCCTGATGGCACATTTGTTCCGGCTGGATCATCAATCACGTATTCGATATATTCTGCTGGGAGAATGAAGTCTACTTGGGGTGAGGATTGTCTGGAGTTTAAACCAGAAAGATGGTTGTCTTCTGATGGAACCAAGTTTGTGATGCATGATTCTTACAAGTTTGTGGCATTCAATGCCGGGCCACGGATATGTCTAGGCAAGGATCTTGCGTATTTGCAAATGAAATCGATAGCGGCGGCTGCCCTGCTCCGCCACCGATTCACAGTGTTTTCCGGCCATAAGGTGGAACAGAAGATGTCATTGACGTTGTTCATGAAACATGGGCTTAAAGTCAATGTTCATCAAAGAGACTTGGGTCCATTGGTTGCCAGTATTAGGAAATATAGAGAAGGTGAAACTTGTGCCAGTAAATGTGGTGGCTACGGTAGAAATGAGGCTGATGCCGGCCGTGGAATAGGGGCTGAGGCGGTGGTTTGA
- the LOC140988749 gene encoding ATG8-interacting protein 2-like isoform X1, translated as MADKEEETMPKGNEWEVLALTNSEYAAAPGPKQSPLDDSQSTLVGDDAVETSNPMFMSGHFVFPRQNENLQEKSQHKVEYSGKGDFDDVTEVVVNQEGTPDSKHEEHLIDEGLIPDEFPRNSNVDEKGDEMFINFADDASSNLLGKEQSVQSSVKFDLHDSEATSLKNEECSGITEPSESLDDAEKASLSNAQQHGKEVDDNDELPDLPCEAWWKRHAASLYDHAKNTTPFWSIFVAAAVMGLVILGHRWQRDRQQALRLKPQLVIDDEGTGWILGPVSRLKAVTLGGQPGSYIRFVSQ; from the exons ATGGCTGATAAGGAGGAAGAAACCATGCCCAAGGGTAATGAATGGGAGGTTTTAGCTCTCACGAACTCTGAGTATGCTGCTGCTCCTGGTCCCAAACAAAGCCCTCTGGATGATAGTCAAAGCACTTTAGTTGGGGACGACGCTGTTGAAACTTCAAATCCAATGTTTATGTCAGGCCATTTTGTATTTCCACGTCAGAATGAGAACTTGCAAGAAAAATCTCAACACAAGGTAGAATATAGTGGAAAGGGGGATTTTGATGATGTTACTGAAGTGGTGGTTAATCAAGAGGGTACACCGGATTCAAAGCATGAAGAACATTTGATTGACGAGGGATTGATTCCTGATGAATTTCCTAGAAATTCAAATGTTGATGAAAAGGGTGATGAGATGTTCATCAACTTTGCCGATGATGCTTCCTCCAATTTGTTAGGAAAAGAGCAGAGCGTGCAAAGCAGTGTGAAGTTTGATTTGCATGACAGCGAAGCAACTTCGCTCAAGAATGAAGAATGCTCAGGAATTACTGAACCATCTGAGTCTCTGGATGATGCTGAGAAGGCAAGCCTATCAAATGCACAGCAGCATGGCAAAGAAGTTGATGATAATGATGAACTGCCCGATCTTCCGTGCGAAGCTTGGTGGAAAAGGCATGCTGCTTCTTTATATGACCATGCAAAAAACACAACTCCATTTTGGTCTATTTTTGTAGCTGCAGCTGTTATGGGACTTGTGATTCTTGGTCATCGGTGGCAGCGGGATAGGCAACAAGCTTTGCGACTGAAGCCACAGTTGGTTATTGATGATGAG GGCACAGGCTGGATACTTGGTCCAGTTTCTCGACTTAAAGCTGTTACTTTGGGTGGCCAGCCTGGTTCATACATCAGA TTCGTATCTCAGTAG